The Coffea arabica cultivar ET-39 chromosome 10e, Coffea Arabica ET-39 HiFi, whole genome shotgun sequence region TAACCATATTCAAATTCTATATTCAAAACTTTAAGCTTAAAttggatattttgaaaactCTGCTTCTCTGACTTGCTTAAATTCAATATGCAAACATATACATCCTTTTTTTATGAGGTTTGTTGATAAAATCAAATGCAAATCAAACTAACATCCACTAGGACTTCATGTTATGATTCATGCTATTCTTAATTCCAAATTTACCAAAGATTTTTCTAACAAGTGCTCTCAACCAGTGCTCCCAACACTTTAATTACACTTCATTTACTGTACGCCAAAAAAATTACAATGTGGATATACACTTATATTAATTATCTCTTCAATttagatattttttttaattaattttatgcTTACTACTGAAATTAGCATTTGAAAACCAATGTTGCAGAGGCAACAATATAATGGATATGCCTAAAGTCGGGGCTGCATATGATTGAAAGTCACTGCTTGGACACGGACCAGAAACGATTGAGGGATTTTCTAGGTTAGTAAAGTAAAATCTATATTAAGAGGTCTCCATTGTTGCCTATAACAATTGCTGCTACTGATGCTGATGCTAATGAATAGGAGGAGAAAGAGGAGGTTTCGTCGTGCTCTAGGGTTTTGATGGTTTGTTTTGGTTCTTTGTTTTTGAAGGTTTGATTTGGTTTTTCGCTTTcgaattttgatgttttggcagTTGACTTGGCTGTCGCAGGGGAGCTATCGGAGATTTTGGTAGGAGCTTTTAGGCCTGAAGATTTCATTGTCACTGGCTGGAAAATATGGAAATTTCGTGGTTTTGGGAAATATGTAAATTTCGTTGTTTGGTTTTATATAGAGATCGCTGCTAGGGTGGTTGTCTTGCATGCATCAACAATTTCCTCTTAATAGTGCTAAACCCTATTTGACCGGCTAACCCTACTTGTATGTTGCAATTTCAAAACCCTTgcttaacaaaagaaaatacCCCAAACTTATCTGCTTTTGCTGCTAACTTCTAGGGATCAAGATGTTGCTAAATTTTATGGATCGGTATGTTTATCTAGAAATTACAATTTACAATTTAGATATATGAGTAAGATAGTTTATACGGTTTCATTATTGAATTCATGATATatgtacaaaagttgaattttgaaTTCAACTCTTGCATAATTTTCATTCATTCAACACTGTTAGTGTATATGTAATTGCATAATTCTATaacagtatatacactgtcattGTAGTAAAATATTAATCCTTTACATATTATTAGTTGATAAGTTAAATATAGAATAGTGGTAAACAAGTAAAAAGTTTTTATCTAAAAATATTAGCCAATTAGATGTGTCATATATTaaactcttcattttcttccttctaACACGCCCTCGAAAAATAGTAAAAAATAGCATAGAATTTCACTCGATTGAAAGTGGATTGATATGAATTAGGCcttcaaataataataataattaggaGGAGAGAACCCGTGCAACACGTGGGAGTTGGGTGCCTGTGATTGAAGGTAGTGAATCATTATGAGATAGAGAAagttttataaatttttgtttgataaTTTATAGTTTATCTCCACTTGATTAAGGTATACAAGTAAAATTGTGCACAAATTGTGCCATCATTGTTTAATGAATCATTTGAGTTGATGTTTGGAAATGGAACTATGAATGAACTACAAATGTAGTTCATGAAGATAAACTAAATCCAGAAGCAATGAAATAATCATTCACCATTCACTATGATATTCAGATTATATCCAACAAGAATTTCACCTAATTTTGTAAAAGGTTTCTAAGCTACACATATGTCTAAAAGAATATTGAGATACAGTCTGGTATTTCATGTCCAAGTTATTCAATAGGAAGGAAAAgtaaaattggtcaaaaaaagaATCATAAAACACATACCTTAGGTTTCATTCCATAGCAGACAGGTATAGCTCATTTGTACCTAATTTCATAAGTTTCAACAATAGATTATATGCTTAGCAAttgctaatatatatatatatatatatatatatatatatatatatatatatatatatatatatacacatgaaTCACTTTTAATCTATTATAGAAATTTTTGCAACAGATACCAATATTTACATATTTACAGATACCAATATTTTTTCAATGACTAAAATGGCTACCATACCAAATGCTCAAAGAGGAGAAGAGTCATTACTCTTACATTTGATgatgaaaacaaaatttaagtaATCACAGCAAAATAAGAGTTAGAATAACTTGCACTCAATATTGCAATCATAGTCCAAACATTCTCGTATTTCCAAACTAGCCTTAACCTTAAATGTCTAAAACATCATCTACGTAATTACAATAAATCCAAAATTGTCATGACTTGTACCTAATGTTCTAATGATATTTCAAATATTCTCATATTTCCAAATTATCTCTAGTATTGTGTTTGAAATTCAAATACAATCTTTGATCACAATTCATTCTTATATAATATAACTAGGAGGGGAGTACCTACCCATCGCACTGGTGTTTGGTGCCTATAGTTTAAGAGGATTTTACAGAAGTTCAAACGAATATCAAAAAACTCACACACATTAAGTAACAATATGTAGTAACAAAATATATAATGTATACTAGGAGATGGAGAATGAAATTATGCATGCTATCTTGCTCGGTTCATATATTTTGAAACAAACACTTGTATATGAGTTTTTCATTAACAAGACTAAATGAACTTCGAATAGGTACACAAACGATTAGAAAATGACAATAAATAAAGTGATTATCTATTTAAAGATGCATCTATACAACATTCTTGTTGATGAAAGTAGCCAACTTTTGCGACAATGACAAAGCATTTTCTCCcttgaaaaaaaacaaattgaagACATGATCTTCCCCTACAACCTTCACATCTCTACCCCCACACACTCTTCTCTAAAGTCTCTTTATAAAGCCATCCCCTATCTTTTAGAATATTCATTTCAACAACATAAATGATAAATCAGCATCCTTTTGCAGCCTAAACCTTAAAAAGTTTGGTTCTATCAGAGGATTCAGCAATGGATAATCAACCCCGTAGATTTTGGGTGAACATAATGCCAGATCCTCTCAACATAGGCCTTCACCTGTAATTTCATTAGCTCAATACCGATTAGCtcttttccaaaaaataaaGACAATTGAGAAAAATCGCATAAAAAATGAAGTTGTCTAGTATCTCCAGCCAAACCCTTGACGCCATGTTATGTGCTAAGTTGCCACCAGCACTGTCTCCACCAAAAAACACGCTATCAAAATCAGCATAATCTATGAACCATATCTCAGGTTCCTCACCATTCGAATGATAGGCAACCCATTTGACTGTAATCTAAGAATCTTCATAAGCAATAGGCAGAGAGTGTTCAAGGGTGAGCTGATAGTTAATTGAAACTGTTACAATATCAACTTCTACAACTACTGCATTAAGGTGTGCGTGATATGTAGAAAAGAAGATAAATTCGATCAAAAAGCCTTTGCCATATAAATAGACAAGAAGAGAAAGTTTTGTATTTCCAAACCTATTCTAACAAAACCACACCGTTTAAATTGTACAGAACAATCAACTTTATAGGAAAATAATAATGTCAACATTAAATTGCGCAAATCGAGTAtccaatttcaaaatggaaGCATTTAGTTGACAATAGAAACTACGATTTTACAAAGCAAATTataccattaaaaaaaaaaagaatgaaagctCACATAAAACTAAACCACCAAGAGTAGCTTCACCAGAGAACCATATTGAAATCCCAAAGTGCATGGCAATACAAATAACTATTTATTGGAAGACGAAAGGAACATAACGGAAGAATGCGAAGGAGTGGACATTTAAAGAATTGAAGCTGAAACTAATGCTTGGTTATAAATTCCTTAATAAGTCATGTTGTTCTTGCTTTAATGGAGATAAAAATGACGTTTAAAGGTCTTCAAGTTATAATAGTAAACCAACACTAATAATTGATGTAAGCCAAAATGAATGTCTCTGTAAGAACATTTAAGTAATTACACCAATAAAAAAACTATTATGCATTGTAGCCATCTTAGAAAAGATGACCAAATAATCTCATATTTCCAAAATACCCAAACAtttgaacaaatcatcattGCATCTTTTAAAATACAATGATATTTCGGTGAACACAAGAGTACATATGCTATCTTAAATagttaaactcaaaacaatctcATAatcccaaaatacccctactctTGTGGTTGAAATTCAAATCCATTCTTTAACCCAAACTcttttatatagtataaggatttcttatatttttcagaTCTATTTATAACTTTTTAGATCTTTTATATCtgttaaattatatatttataatttctagTTAAATCAAATTGTATGCTACAAATTGTGATGGTTGATTTCCAACAATCGATTAATGAAATTAGCTTTTTAGCAAAAAAAAGTATAATAtaaataagggttaatgattTTTTGTTATATAAAAAGGTATTATATAAACAAAGGGTAGCTTAATATctaaattaaaatttcattccAACCTATATGATGGCTATACATTGGCCTCCTCAACTGGTTCTACGAATTTTCCCCCTAATAGTTTGcatctttcaattaaaataaaaaatagtacTAATTTTTTTACTAGCACAAAACAACAAGCTATATAATCTCTCAGTACAGATGATCCATCAAGTCTCAAAGATCAATTTGGATAATAAATATTGTTTAAAACCATTGATTAGCAGATCTGACGATGCAATATCTTATTTTACTATATTCTTGTATTTTTCATAtctatttataattttttagatcttttgtatatgttaaattacatatttttaatatttataatttctaGTTAAATCAAACTGTATAATACAAATTGTGATGGATGATTTCCAACAATTGGTTaatgaaattcattttgtataaaaaaaaatgtacaatATAAACAAGGGTTAATGAAATttgttttttatataaaaagTATAATATAAACAAAGGGTAGCTTAATATctaaattaaaatttcattccAACCTATATGATGGCCATATATTGGCCTCCTCAACTGGTTCTACGAATTTTCCCCCTAATAGTTTGCATCTttcaattaaaattaaaaaataggtCTAATTTTTTTACTAGCACAAAACAACAAAGCTGTATAATCTCTCACTACAGATGATCCATCAAGTCTCGAAGATCAATTTGGATGATAAATGTTGATGAAACTTGAAGGCTTGGTGTGGTTGGGAATTAATAAGTCTCTATCactgatgaaaaagaaaattgagacATGGACATGAGTAATTATTTGTTAGGGCATGAGCGATGACTTCAAAAAATTGAGATATTAACATTGCAACTAAACCAAATCAAGCCTGCGGAACAACAAGAGTTCTTACATATTCAATCTTTCTAGTCCTTTTCCCAGATTCAGAATGCAAAcccattttcaaatgattttccaCCATGCAGAAGATTCGGctgacaatttttttaaaatccgTTGAAATGAAGTTGGTGTGGTGGTTAAGCTTAGTAGTGTAGCCTTTCATAAAATGAGAATTAGATCCACTATTGCCTTTCACATGGTAAACTTTGATCAGAAGGCAGAATTGATTCTTTGCAGACTGCATGCACTTGCTTTTTCTCATACGATTCTTGCTAAGAATCAGAATGCAACTCATCTGATGATGCATAATACATTGGGATTTGTTAGGCAAAGTTGTTTCTCCTCAAATTGCTTTTACAAGAAGCTGTAAAATGCCTATGGCCACATTGCTTGGATTACAATTGAAGTCTAGAGTAACTCTCGAGTGCCACGGAGAATAGAGCAGCAGAGGCAGATAGCAGTGAGGCATAACGTTCACgtcaatctttcatttcaaccTTACCCAACCCTGAAAGATCCCTCGCACCTAAGTGAAGAGAATTAACACATTTCTTTCTCATTTCAGTCCCATCTAtacacgaaaaaaaaaagagcagagccccaaaaaaaatctgaggatgTTTTTCTATTCCCATTTGCCAAAGTCCGAAAATTATGACCTGTGTGCTCTACTTCTCCGCTTCTAGCTGAACCGGTTCTTTGCTTTACCGTTTTATTTTTGGCTGCTGTCAGGACATAGCATCAACCAAATCATGGCCGCAAAATCAGACTTTGCTCAGAAGCTGCTCCACGATCTTCGGCTGAGGAAAGAGAGAATGGCTGCCGCTCAGAACTCGAGCAGCTCAAATTTGACATCCAGAGGTAAAGAATTTCAGCCAATTACAAGACTTGTTAAGTGCAGCATTGCTTTCTCCAAGTATAACTATAACTGTAGATTTGTTAAAGAAGTTACGACTATATTTATTGCATTTCACCATCAAATTCTCTGTTTATTACCTTTTGAGTATTATCATTTACCGTTCAATGGTTTCAAGCAATTCCAAAAGGTAAGCAGATTAAGTGGGAAATCACTGGTTAGGACACAATATGTGATGGAAATGCATACATGCTGTACTTGGATAATATCATGCAAAGGCACATACTCACATGTTTATTTAGTTGCTTTAGATCTAATCAGCCTGTCTTGTTGTGGCTTGCATATCAAAGTGTAGCCAGGACCACACGTCCTAATTGCTTGTGCATGagttttcatgaaaattttcaatgcgTGAGCAGGTGCACATGGAAGCCCAGGGCCAGCGTATAAAGGCTCTCGACAAGTTAAAGCTTTAGAACCTGTAAGTTTGATTTTGATGATATTGAAAAATTGTTTAATCCGCCTGAGACAGGCGAGTTTCTGGAGCATACTTTTAGCTGGTTAAACATTGTGCTATCCTGCAGGTTGGTCCTAGATCTGGGGGCTTAATCAGAAAAACCAGTAGTGGCACTGGACAGCTTCACATTGGAGACTCTTCAAATCAAATTGTTCTCTATGGAAAAGGCAGAAGTTCGGAGCATATAGGAGATCTGTCAACAGCTCTAGCGTTTGCCTTTGGAAATGGGGGGAAGTTCAACAAAATAGATGCTTCAGGCGGGAACCCAATGCTAAATTTTCTCCAGCGAATTGGCAGGAGATCTCTAGACACTGGAAGAATGGACATAGTGACTAATATTGACATGCATACTTCAACCACTCAGTTTCCTTCTTTCTCGCATATCCATATTCATGAAATATCAAAAGGGGTGCAAAAATTAAACCAGATTCTCAGAGCCTGTTCCAATGGCCTCAATTTTGATAGATACTCCGTTGAAGTTGGCAAGGAACTGCTCAGAGGTGCCATGGATTTGGAAGAGTCCCTCCGAATGCTGGTAAACCTGCAGGAAGCTTCGGATTACATGATCAACTCTCAAAGGAAGAATAAGATCAAATTGATtgaggaagatgaagatgacGAAACTGAGACAGCAAAAGAAATTGACTTGAAGCAACTGGCTCGTCCAAGATTCTCATTTGATAAGCCCAACAGGAAATCACAAAGCACCAAGGAGGCACCACAGAATGGTATCAAGCAGCAATTGATGGCCTTGACATATCCGGAAGAAACTCCGAAACTGCAAGAAAAGCAACCTCGAAGTAGATCCAATTCATTCTCTCATGCAAGATCTGCTACTTGTGTTCCAGACCTCAAAGCTCTTTCAACGTACTTGGAACCAAATGGTCACTCGATTTCACATTCAAAACCTGAGAAAGGGAGAATACCAAATGTCATCGCAAAACTTATGGGTCTCGAAGAACTTGCACCAAAAGATGGGTCGAAAACCACACCAAAAGAAATGAGAtccaagaaaaaggaaaagacagTCTCATTGAAAAGTCAAACTCCTGCGGAATCACAGGCTCAAGAAACAGGGAGTAACCCACCAACCACAGCTAATAAAAACGCGCTATCATCAAACAAATCAGCAACGAGGGATGCCAGACTTATGATGGAAGCAGAAAACTTTCAGTCCATCCCAAATGGCAGCTCTCCAGTGGTTGTTTCTCACAAAAACTCCCGTTGGCAGGACTTCGAAGCTGCAGCTAGAAAAGATGCAAGTCCAGGTTCAAAAAGAGCCACAGTGGCAAGTAAACAACAAAACAGAATCAGCCAACATGACGAAACGCTTGGATACACAAAAGTTTTACAAGAAAAGGAGAAAGCAGAAGATAACAAAGAGGACAAAGAAAAGAACATCAGAAAGGCAGGCGAAAGGAAGGATCTATTCTTAAATGATGTCCCGCTGCAAAACGGACCAGACAGACACAGATTGTCAGAAGGTGAAGATGTATCAGAAGAAAATGTTGAGgtcaaaagaaatgcaaatcaAACAGCAAATAGAACTGCAATTCAAACAAAAAATAGCAATGGCAGCAGTATTCACACGAGCAAGCAACAGAAGCACCATAATCATATGCAACAGCCGCAGATGCTTGAAAGACGTGATCATCCAGAAGGGAAAAATAGGCAACAACCTCCAAAACAAAGATTGCAGGCTAGAGAACATAAAGGAAATCAAGTGGAGTCAATTGTTACATTGAAGGCCAAGAACAGACCAAAAAGTTCACAAAAGAAGCAATCATCTGCAAATTTAGCTACAGCTGCAGCTAaccagaaaaatgcaatgaaacaCATTGAAGTAAAGCCGTCAAAAGATCTGGCCAACAGCAGACACCATAAGCATCGTGCAATACATTCTGTCCATTTCCCTCGGCCACATGGAAAAGCTAATTACACGAAAACGTTGACAGGTCAGACCCATCAGAAGGAAGATGCAGCAGTGAACAAAATAAATGGAACTTACGATGACCAGGCAAGATCAATCAATCATCAGTCCCCAATTCCACAAGAGAAGAAACAGCAGAAGGATGAGAAACTCAGCCACTCCAACGGAGTAAACCAGGAGACAAACATTGAATCTGAAGAAGCAAATCTAGGCATCAGAGGTCTTGATAAGCCAGACGTTAGCACAGAACCATTAAAGAGGAAGGATTCCTTGGACAATGAATGTGAAGAGCAGAACTTCTCCAATTCGGGAGAAGAAGACTATGCACTTCTGGAAGCTTCAAAATCTCAAACCTGTGATGACAATGTAAAGATTAACATCGTCAAACTTATGAGCTGCATGAATCAACTATCGTTTAACATGGGAAAATAATCATATACTTCTGACCTATTTAACTTGTGGGTAAATTTGGAATATCCTGACTTGATGATTTACTGGCTCCCTGCAGAGTAATGAGATGACACCAGACATACAAGAAATTCCAGAAGACCAGCAACATGGAGACAAAGCAACAATGTCCTCCAATGATTTCCCACTGAACTCTCAGAAAGCCTTACATATTCAACTTACAGGTAAATGTGGGATGTGATATGTAAGTTGACACTATTAGCCAAACCTAAAAACAGTTTATATTTCTCCCATTGCAGAAAATATTTCCTCAACTTcatagaataaaagaaaacattCTGAGATTGTTATTCTCTTAGATCAACACTCTTCTTCAACGATAAAGCTTTCCTTTGCAGAACAAATTACCTATCTAATTCATCTCTAAGGTTCCTTTTGTCCCTTTGCTTTCTTTTCATGGAGTGGCACCAAAGCATCTACTGCTTCTAATTTAACATCAAAAATTTCCGaccaaaattttttataatgtGGTAGAACCTTAACTAGTCGTATATAACCATGGCAAGTACAGTT contains the following coding sequences:
- the LOC113712560 gene encoding uncharacterized protein, which produces MAAKSDFAQKLLHDLRLRKERMAAAQNSSSSNLTSRGAHGSPGPAYKGSRQVKALEPVGPRSGGLIRKTSSGTGQLHIGDSSNQIVLYGKGRSSEHIGDLSTALAFAFGNGGKFNKIDASGGNPMLNFLQRIGRRSLDTGRMDIVTNIDMHTSTTQFPSFSHIHIHEISKGVQKLNQILRACSNGLNFDRYSVEVGKELLRGAMDLEESLRMLVNLQEASDYMINSQRKNKIKLIEEDEDDETETAKEIDLKQLARPRFSFDKPNRKSQSTKEAPQNGIKQQLMALTYPEETPKLQEKQPRSRSNSFSHARSATCVPDLKALSTYLEPNGHSISHSKPEKGRIPNVIAKLMGLEELAPKDGSKTTPKEMRSKKKEKTVSLKSQTPAESQAQETGSNPPTTANKNALSSNKSATRDARLMMEAENFQSIPNGSSPVVVSHKNSRWQDFEAAARKDASPGSKRATVASKQQNRISQHDETLGYTKVLQEKEKAEDNKEDKEKNIRKAGERKDLFLNDVPLQNGPDRHRLSEGEDVSEENVEVKRNANQTANRTAIQTKNSNGSSIHTSKQQKHHNHMQQPQMLERRDHPEGKNRQQPPKQRLQAREHKGNQVESIVTLKAKNRPKSSQKKQSSANLATAAANQKNAMKHIEVKPSKDLANSRHHKHRAIHSVHFPRPHGKANYTKTLTGQTHQKEDAAVNKINGTYDDQARSINHQSPIPQEKKQQKDEKLSHSNGVNQETNIESEEANLGIRGLDKPDVSTEPLKRKDSLDNECEEQNFSNSGEEDYALLEASKSQTCDDNSNEMTPDIQEIPEDQQHGDKATMSSNDFPLNSQKALHIQLTGMDEVSRGISNVVRRDHTRIPPTGAAELLTESEKHLKEKLIKGQLFLNTAEAIFKLNIPVSILHGHDHIGRDTETKLILDCGYELLKKKGQRQEFSVYPCKGMSISYIKVRSLDNLVKQLSKDFDVLKFYGGTIGSQDCDAADYLHKMLEKDFRNWHADVSSMWDFGWNEKTFAFLEKDDLVKDLEKHILNGLLDEITRNLLHIAVSA